The following are encoded together in the Candidatus Desulfofervidus auxilii genome:
- the tmk gene encoding dTMP kinase has protein sequence MSLFITFEGIEGCGKTTQLNLLAKWLKERNKNIYITYEPGGTDLGKNIRKILLSPNLSISAEAELFLYLADRAEHIKKVILPALAEKEIVLCDRYHDSTLAYQGYGRGIDLEFLWFCFSTFKFPLPHITFLLDCPVEIGLKRIRKKKLDRIEKENLTFHQRVREGFLKLAKAEPGRIKVIDATLPKDEIQIQIRKWIKDYGI, from the coding sequence ATGAGTCTTTTTATTACCTTTGAAGGTATAGAAGGATGTGGTAAAACTACACAATTAAATCTTTTAGCCAAATGGTTAAAAGAAAGAAATAAAAATATTTATATTACTTATGAGCCAGGAGGAACTGATTTAGGAAAAAATATAAGAAAAATTTTACTTTCGCCAAATCTTTCCATTTCAGCAGAAGCAGAATTATTTCTTTATCTAGCTGATAGAGCTGAACATATTAAAAAAGTAATATTGCCAGCTTTAGCTGAAAAAGAAATTGTCCTTTGCGATAGATACCATGACTCCACTTTAGCCTATCAAGGTTATGGAAGAGGTATTGATTTAGAATTTTTGTGGTTTTGCTTTTCTACTTTTAAATTTCCATTACCTCATATTACTTTTTTATTAGATTGTCCAGTAGAAATTGGTCTTAAAAGGATTAGAAAGAAAAAACTTGATCGAATAGAAAAAGAAAATTTGACATTTCATCAGCGTGTAAGAGAAGGGTTTTTAAAACTAGCAAAAGCAGAACCAGGTCGAATAAAAGTAATTGATGCTACTTTACCTAAAGATGAAATTCAAATACAGATTAGGAAATGGATAAAAGATTATGGCATTTAG
- the holB gene encoding DNA polymerase III subunit delta' has protein sequence MAFREIIGQKNVINWLKSAFAKHRLASAYLFSGLEGIGKTTVAINFAKFLNCHSPKDGDACEKCSNCVKINANTHPDVIVIQGEVIKIEQIRFLEQTLSLKPLIAKKRVVIIKRAENMTLEAANAFLKTLEEPPLNTILILTTSHKYQLLPTIVSRCQMVIFKPLPLKIIQEILEKKGVDKTKAFFFASLSQGSLGKALRFLEEKIDFNWIYDLVEKISIIKTWKSLNSILEKTKDLENLEKLLDFYQALWRDILLIKYQCEDFLINKELIDNYRKIASTTSLSEIKDILITIEQIKRWLKQNVSKETLLEYLVLKRWY, from the coding sequence ATGGCATTTAGAGAAATAATTGGTCAGAAAAATGTGATTAATTGGTTAAAATCAGCATTTGCTAAACATAGGTTAGCTTCAGCTTATCTTTTTAGCGGACTTGAAGGGATTGGCAAAACAACAGTAGCTATAAATTTTGCTAAATTTTTAAATTGTCATTCGCCAAAAGATGGAGATGCTTGTGAAAAATGTAGTAATTGTGTTAAAATCAATGCTAATACTCATCCAGATGTAATTGTTATTCAGGGAGAAGTAATTAAAATTGAGCAAATAAGATTTTTGGAACAAACCCTTTCTCTTAAACCTCTTATAGCTAAAAAAAGAGTAGTAATTATTAAACGAGCTGAAAACATGACTTTAGAAGCAGCAAATGCATTTTTAAAAACATTAGAGGAACCTCCATTAAATACTATTTTGATTCTTACTACTTCTCATAAATATCAACTTTTACCAACAATTGTTTCTCGCTGTCAAATGGTTATTTTTAAACCCTTACCTTTAAAAATTATTCAAGAAATATTAGAAAAAAAGGGAGTAGATAAAACAAAAGCCTTTTTCTTTGCTTCTTTATCCCAAGGAAGTTTAGGAAAAGCTTTACGTTTTTTGGAAGAAAAAATAGATTTTAATTGGATTTATGATTTAGTAGAAAAAATTTCAATTATAAAAACATGGAAAAGTCTAAATTCTATTTTAGAAAAAACAAAAGATTTAGAAAATCTTGAAAAATTGTTAGATTTCTATCAAGCTTTATGGCGTGATATTTTACTAATAAAATATCAATGTGAAGATTTTTTAATAAATAAAGAACTTATTGATAATTATCGCAAAATAGCTTCAACTACTTCTCTTTCAGAAATTAAAGACATACTTATTACTATTGAACAAATAAAAAGATGGTTAAAACAAAATGTATCAAAAGAAACTCTTTTAGAATACTTAGTTTTAAAAAGATGGTATTAA
- a CDS encoding TMEM165/GDT1 family protein, with amino-acid sequence MDWRLIIIVFVTIFLAELGDKTQLATLLYASKTQSGLSVFIGASLALIFTSFLGAFLGEWISKYIPQNWINIIAGIVFIIIGIFILIRR; translated from the coding sequence ATGGATTGGCGATTAATTATTATAGTTTTTGTTACTATCTTTTTAGCAGAGCTTGGAGATAAAACTCAATTAGCTACTTTACTCTATGCTTCAAAAACGCAAAGCGGACTTTCTGTATTTATTGGTGCTTCTTTAGCCTTAATTTTTACTTCTTTTTTAGGTGCATTTTTAGGAGAATGGATTAGTAAATATATTCCTCAAAATTGGATAAATATAATAGCTGGCATTGTTTTTATTATTATTGGAATTTTTATATTGATTAGGCGTTAA
- a CDS encoding NUDIX hydrolase has translation MPPRVKIEVSAGGVIYRCEEGRPEVVLCRHMGFRQQIVWSLPKGWVEPGEKIVAAALREIREESGLEGEIVEKIEPIHYWFYHPLEKVRVKKTVHFFIVKAIGGDITQHDFEVEEVRWFSIEEAIKFCSYKGEKEILKKIKSRLIELCQKEKIN, from the coding sequence ATGCCTCCACGAGTAAAGATTGAAGTTTCAGCAGGTGGTGTAATTTATCGATGTGAAGAGGGAAGACCAGAAGTAGTATTGTGTCGGCATATGGGCTTTCGGCAACAAATAGTATGGAGTCTTCCAAAAGGTTGGGTAGAACCTGGTGAAAAGATTGTAGCAGCTGCTTTAAGAGAAATAAGAGAAGAATCAGGTCTTGAGGGAGAAATTGTAGAAAAGATTGAGCCTATCCATTATTGGTTTTATCATCCATTGGAAAAAGTACGTGTGAAAAAAACAGTGCATTTTTTTATAGTAAAGGCTATTGGAGGTGACATTACTCAACATGATTTTGAAGTAGAAGAAGTAAGATGGTTTTCTATAGAAGAAGCAATTAAATTTTGTAGTTATAAAGGAGAAAAGGAAATTTTGAAGAAGATAAAATCTAGATTAATAGAATTGTGCCAAAAAGAAAAAATAAATTAA
- the queD gene encoding 6-carboxytetrahydropterin synthase QueD: MYALKVISQFAAAHRLRHYQGKCEALHGHNWQVEIEVRSKTLNTAGMVMDFQDLKVLLKECLAKLDHAYLNEIPPFDKENPTSERIACYIFKQLKKALPPQVSIGKVTVWESDTACAEYWEEDASTSKD; encoded by the coding sequence ATGTATGCTTTAAAGGTAATTTCACAATTTGCTGCTGCTCATCGCTTACGTCATTATCAAGGGAAGTGTGAGGCATTGCATGGTCATAATTGGCAAGTAGAAATTGAAGTGCGTTCAAAGACATTAAATACAGCTGGAATGGTTATGGATTTTCAGGACTTAAAAGTACTTTTAAAGGAATGTTTAGCTAAACTAGACCATGCCTATCTCAATGAAATACCTCCCTTTGATAAAGAAAATCCTACTTCAGAAAGAATTGCTTGTTATATTTTTAAACAATTAAAAAAAGCCCTTCCTCCACAAGTAAGTATAGGTAAAGTAACTGTTTGGGAATCAGATACAGCCTGTGCTGAATATTGGGAAGAGGATGCCTCCACGAGTAAAGATTGA
- a CDS encoding aminotransferase class IV, translated as MFKLLSVEEIFSFLKDLNFPHQKDYLAMYSSFFGGVITEPNFMLLPIDDHMVHRGDGVFEVIKFCKKRIYQFDAHLERLKNSANLIGLKIPFSLKEIKEIVKETIKITKANDGIIHIYISRGFGSFSVNPFETIGSQLYVVITRLKPLPARYEKEGVKVIISKIPIKPGFFAQIKSCNYLSNVLMKKEALEAGADFAISLDENGFLAEGATESIGLVSKDNYLKFPEFKRVLKGITLQRAMILAENLVKKGLIKGVKLSPISLEDAYNAKEILLLGTTIDVLPVTWFEGKIVGDGKPGPVARNLKNLFEKDIFSEEVSEPV; from the coding sequence ATGTTTAAATTACTTTCTGTAGAAGAAATTTTTTCTTTTTTAAAAGATTTAAATTTCCCACATCAAAAAGATTATCTTGCTATGTATTCCAGCTTTTTTGGAGGTGTTATAACTGAACCTAATTTTATGCTTCTACCTATTGATGATCATATGGTACATAGAGGAGATGGGGTATTTGAAGTTATTAAGTTTTGCAAAAAACGTATTTATCAATTTGATGCCCATTTAGAAAGATTAAAAAATTCTGCTAATCTTATTGGTCTTAAAATTCCTTTTTCATTAAAAGAAATTAAAGAAATTGTGAAAGAGACAATAAAAATTACCAAGGCAAATGATGGTATTATCCATATTTATATTTCAAGAGGATTTGGTAGTTTCAGTGTTAATCCATTTGAAACAATAGGAAGTCAGCTTTATGTTGTTATTACTCGTCTAAAACCGTTACCAGCTCGCTATGAAAAGGAAGGTGTAAAAGTAATTATTAGCAAAATACCTATTAAGCCAGGATTTTTTGCTCAAATAAAATCATGTAACTATTTATCTAATGTATTAATGAAAAAAGAAGCTTTAGAAGCAGGTGCTGATTTTGCTATAAGTCTTGATGAAAATGGTTTTTTAGCAGAAGGGGCTACGGAAAGCATTGGTTTGGTTTCTAAAGATAATTATTTAAAATTTCCTGAATTTAAAAGGGTGTTAAAAGGCATTACTTTGCAAAGAGCCATGATATTAGCTGAAAATTTAGTTAAGAAAGGATTAATAAAAGGGGTAAAGTTATCACCTATATCATTAGAAGATGCTTATAATGCAAAGGAAATTTTGCTTCTAGGAACTACAATTGATGTTTTGCCTGTAACTTGGTTTGAAGGTAAAATTGTTGGAGACGGTAAACCAGGGCCTGTAGCTAGAAATCTTAAAAATCTTTTTGAAAAAGATATATTTTCTGAAGAAGTGTCTGAACCTGTTTGA
- a CDS encoding methyl viologen-reducing hydrogenase, whose translation MGLKVVEEFLNACSGCELSILNMGETWVDVLKELEFVHMPLLIDNKYFGQTGEGTQIEIPEADIAIVSGSVRNEEQKQVLEEIRKKCKILIALGTCATNGGIPALANMWSKEEILNSIYVNPPKDVPAWLDRVYALDEIVKVDIYVPGCPPHAKNIADAITALIKGETWSLPERSVCDSCPLKREKKASSGTVKRSLENLEFDPEKPLDEMRCIMEQGFLCLGPVTKAGCRGDSDAPRCIRARIGCRGCFGPIRKGAKPMVEMMTAWSSIGLNAQAVPDRRALLNRFIGAHNNLRPLPKR comes from the coding sequence ATGGGGCTTAAAGTAGTTGAAGAGTTTTTAAATGCTTGTTCTGGTTGTGAGCTTTCTATTCTAAATATGGGTGAGACATGGGTAGATGTATTAAAAGAACTTGAATTTGTGCACATGCCGCTATTGATAGATAATAAATATTTTGGTCAAACAGGCGAAGGAACACAGATAGAAATACCTGAAGCAGATATAGCGATAGTATCTGGAAGTGTAAGAAATGAAGAACAAAAGCAAGTACTTGAAGAAATTAGAAAAAAATGCAAAATACTGATTGCTCTTGGCACTTGTGCTACCAATGGTGGTATTCCTGCTCTTGCCAATATGTGGTCTAAAGAAGAGATATTAAATTCTATTTATGTCAATCCTCCAAAAGATGTGCCAGCATGGTTAGATAGGGTCTATGCTTTAGACGAAATTGTAAAAGTAGACATTTATGTTCCAGGCTGTCCTCCTCATGCAAAAAATATTGCTGATGCTATCACTGCTTTAATTAAAGGTGAAACCTGGTCATTACCAGAAAGAAGTGTCTGTGATTCTTGTCCACTTAAACGTGAAAAGAAGGCAAGCAGCGGAACTGTGAAGAGATCTTTAGAAAATCTTGAATTTGATCCTGAAAAGCCTTTAGATGAGATGCGTTGTATTATGGAACAAGGCTTTCTCTGTTTAGGTCCAGTGACTAAGGCTGGTTGTCGTGGTGATAGTGATGCCCCTCGCTGTATTAGGGCAAGGATTGGCTGTCGTGGTTGTTTTGGGCCTATTCGCAAAGGAGCAAAACCAATGGTAGAAATGATGACAGCATGGTCTTCTATTGGTCTTAATGCACAGGCAGTACCAGACAGACGTGCTTTACTCAATCGGTTTATTGGTGCTCACAATAATTTAAGACCTTTACCTAAGAGATAA